Below is a window of Leptospiraceae bacterium DNA.
TGAGAATTCTCCTAAAATGCTCAAAAGGAATTTCCGAAAAATGCTCGAAGACAAACGATAGCGGTACTGCATTTGTAATTTCGGAGATATAATAAGGACTATTTGCATTAAAAGAATTGGGAGCTAATTCTACTAAAATTAAATTGGGTTTTACCCCTCGATCTAACATTTGGTTTAACCGCACATAGTGGCTAAGAACTGTTACTCCCGGTGTAGCGAAGTTAAGAATCTCCCAATCCTTTACTCTGGCTTTATTTTGCTCGGTAAGTTTTTCAGTTGCGCCTAAATACAGTTTGCTTTTATTAAAGTAAAAACCATAGGAGAGAGACGAACCAAAGTTAAACGCAATCTTTTTCTGATTTGCAACAGCAGATTCAATTCTTTCCTGTATCGGAAATTCATCGTTTTTGCTTGCTTCAAAGAAAATTTCAAGCCCTATTTGCATACAGCAATCTTGAAAAATAGGGACTAATGCAAGTTTGTCGAAAAGGAAAAGGAAAAGCAAAATTAGAATTGGAAGGATTGTATAGTTTTTTCGATTCATGTTTTTTTAAATCATCATTTCTTCGAGACACGAACGGTCAAATTATTTTTAATTCAGTAGGTTTCTATCTATATTTCTATGATTAAATGCGCCTTGACGAGTAGAATCGAGAGTTAAAAGTATATTTATTTAGTTAAAAATGAGGTATTTCCTATGAAAAAACAAATCACCCTTTGTATTATTATTCTTGGCTTATTTATGAACTGTCTTGTCCCGTTTAGCGAAACAGAAGAGACCGGGAGTGACCCGGGCTTTGGACTTTGGTTTTTTGTCTGGGCTACTATCAATTCTGCCAATACGTCTAGTTCAAATAGTTCCACTACATCGTCTAGTACCTGTCTTTATTCGAACGTTGTTTTTCCAACTACTTCCTGCGAGAATTCGGAAGTGCTAGCGCAAAATGGCTGTAAGCTTGACTCGATTACCAAGGGAACAATTAAATACTATCGCTATTCTGCCTCAGTAAGTGAGACTTTATCTATGGTGGTCGATCCAAGTCTTCCATCCGATTTTACAAACTGTATTGCTGCTTATAAAGAGAATAAACTAGTTACGACGAATTCACCGATCTCTGATCTGGAAACAAACCAGAGCACTTCTTCCTGTCAGAGAAATACCTCTGTTTCTATGACAGCGGGTTCTTATCGATGCATTTCCGTTCATTCTCTTTGCACTGGAACTTATACTATAAAATTATCGAATGCAGCTGACCTTCCTACGAGCGTCACACCTGGTGGAACGGCTACTACTACTTTGCCGTCAGCATGGGCAGCGGCTACTACTACGTATACGCCAATCACTTCGTCTCCAGCGTCTATTATTGGAGACGATGCATTTACAATTTTACCTATTGGGTTTACTTTTACTTATTTTGGTCAAACGTATTCTACTCTGTATGTTACTGCAAATGGATTTTTAACTTTTAATTCTTCTAACCAGACGAGCGCAAATCCGAGTAACCTATTCGGCACTATTCTTAAATCTGTAATTGCACCCTGGTGGGGAGATTTATATTTAGATTGCGATGCGTCTATTCAGTATATTACTACTGGAACTGCGCCTAATAGAGTATTTACCGCTCAATGGCAAAATATTCGAAATGATGGAGATACTGCCTCTACTACACAAAGACTTAATTTTCAAGTTAAACTCTATGAGACTACGAATGTAGTAGAGTTAATTTATGGGGCTAACACTGGAACTGCGTTGTCTACTTCTTCGCGTGCGGCTATTGGAATTAGTAATTCTGTCGGAGGAACTGGAAATTATGTAAATGGAAAAACAGGTTTAAGCACAGATACAAATCTTTATTCTTCCTCCTCGTTTCCTATTAGTGGGACAGTATACCGATTTACCCCTTAGGAGATTTTATGAAAAAATTAAAATTCTTAGCAAGCGTTAGTTTAATTTTACTATTCTTTTTGTTTTGTAATAAACTTAAGAAGCTAGATACGAGTAAACTCCAACCTCCTTCCACATCTGACTGGATGGATGCCACTACATTAAAGTCCATACCTGGCGCAGGCCTCCTCCTCTAATGTGCGTTGTTTAACTACTGGAATTAAATTACCGTCTGCTTCCTGTGATAACTCTGTAATTATTCCCCAAAATGGCTGTGTTTCCGGGTATTTGTATGCAGGGACTATTGAGTATTATCGATATTATGCGCCAAGCGATGAAAGTCTATCCATGGCAATTGCAAACAGTTCTCCAGAAAATTTTACAAATTGCGTAGCAGTTTACAAAGAGAATAGCTTAGTGAATACGAATACTCCCATTACAGAGTTGGAGACTAACCAAAGTATTACAAAGTGTCAGTCCAATACGACAACTATGATACGATCAGGTTCTTACCGGTGTATATCTGTGCATTCTTTTTGTGATAGGTCGTATGCTTTGAAAATTGGGAATACTCCTGCTATACCACCATTCAAGATTACGGGTAATTCTAATTTAACCCTACCTGCCTGGTCGCAAGCGACTACTACTTACATTCCTATCGAAGGCACAGGCACTCCAATAGTTGGGGATAATACGTATTGGTCAATTCCTATAGGTTTTAATTTTACATTCTTCGGACAGACATTTACTAATTTCTATGCATCTTCGAACGGGCTTGCAAGTTTTAGCGCAACCAATCCAGAGAATAACGACTCGCAGAATTTGTTCATATCTAAAGAGAATATTCCTCCTACAGTCATAGCACCCTGGTGGGCAAATCTGAATATGGATTGCAGTTCCAATATTCAGTATACCACTACAGGAACTGCAGGTAATCGCGTATTAACCGTTCAGTGGAAGGATATCTTGCTAAATACCTATGATACGGCAAGTTATTCTAGTGCAGATAGAAGGAGGTTGAATTTTCAAGTGAAGCTTTATGAAACAACCAATATCATAGAGTTAGTCTACGGATCTACTAGCGGAAATGTAAACTCGAATGAGTTAGCAGCCATTGGAATTAAAAATACTCTCAATGGCAGCGTTGTTTTTATAAATGGAATGCTTGGTTCATCCACTGACTCTACTCGTTTCAAAAATAGATTCTTTCCAATCTCAGGCACAGTATACCGATTTACCCCGTAATATTTAATAGGAGAAAAAAATGAAAAATTGGATCGTATTGAAAATAATGAAAGTAAGTTTCAGAGTGATAGTTTTGATTGTAATGGTATTTATGAGCGAGAATTGCAATACGGATTCTAAAGATTCTGAAGAATCCTATAATATAATTCCCAAGAAACCCTCTCAATGGATTGTGCCTCTTTATTCTCTTTCTTGGCTTCTCGCTCATAGAACCTATGATTATAAGGATTGTCTCGTATCGACAGAAACGTTTATTGATTCGTCTTGCGAAAATGCAGAAGTAGTTGTGCAAAATGATTGTAAGTCAGATAAGCTCCAGAAAGGGACTATTAAGTTTTTGAAATACAAAGCGACTGTAAACGAAAATCTAAGTCTTTCTATAACTCCGCCTAAATATTATTATCCGAACAATTCAAACTCTATAAATTGTATTTCGGTCTACAAAGAAAATACTATTGTAGATTCCAAGTCGCCAGTTGCAAATTTAGAAACGAATCAATCAACATCTGGCTGTCAATCTCAAACTTCTGTGGCAATGACGGCAGGTTCCTATCGTTGTATCTCAATTCGTTCTGCGTGCGATACTTCGTATATGTTAAGACTCTCGGATATTTCAACTGGTTTAACTGTTTCTGGATCTGGAACGGCAAATACTACTTTGCCTTCTGCATGGGCAGAAACGACTACTACATACACAAGCATAACAGGCAAACGAGCGTTAGTCGGATATTCTAGTTCAACGACGGTTATACCGATTGGTTTTAATTTCACCTATTTTGGGCAAACGTATTCCAATACCTACGTTTCAGTGAATGGGATTTTGAGTTTTGGAAGTACCGCTATGACTTCGAATGGAGATAAAGAAAATTTATTTGGCAGTGCAACTTATTATTATGGTAGTACGAATGAAGATCCGATTCTAAAATCTGTAATTGCGCCTTGGTGGTCGTATGGAAGTCTTTATAGTTGCGCTGCCTTTGTTCAGTATGCGACTACAGGCTCTGCGCCTAATAGAGTTTTTACTGTCGAATGGAATGATCTTTATTCTGCAGGGAGTTATCGGAATTTTCAGACGAAATTATATGAAACTACGAATGTAATTGAACTAATCTATGGTTCTGGTGCAAATTCAGGTTCTTCCGCATACAAAGCATCCATAGGAATTAGCAATTCTGTTGGTGGAACAGGAAATTATGTAAATGGTAAGAATGGCTCTAGCACGGATAGCTCCTCTTCCTCGTTTCCCCCTAGTGGAACAGTATACCGATTTACCCCGTAAGCTATGTTATTTGTAACTTTATCCTTTTTAATTTTCTTCCTTGTAGTTTATGTAGTCTATTGGACGATTGCGCCCGGCTACAGGATGAACTGGCTATTAGCCGCTTCTATCTTTTTCTACTCTACGTGGAGTATACCATTTACGATTCATTTTATTGGAATGATAGCGGTAAATTACTATTTGCTGGAAGTATATAAAGTTAGAAAACGAGAATGGATTTTTTACTTAGTGCAAGGGATTAATATTGGAAACTTAGTGTTTTTCAAATACTTTTATTTCTTTGCGAATATGGCAGGTCAACTACTTGGAATGGAATTTTTAGAAGAGACAAATCTTAGGAGTTTACATAAATTAGCCGGCTATGAAATTATTCTACCACTTGGAATTAGTTTTTATACATTTCAAGTAATGGCTTATGGGTTTGATTTGAAACGAGGGTCGTATACTAGAAATCATAGTTTCAAAGAAGTATTACTTTTTATTACGTTCTTTCCTCAGTTGATTGCTGGTCCTATTATGAGAGCTACGGAGCTTTTGCCTGCAATAGCGGATTACGAGAGTTTGCCGATGAAGGAACCGAGTCTTGAAAAAATCAAATTGGGTCTATGGTATATTCTAATTGGTGTGACAAAGAAACTCTTTATTGCAGATAAAGTTGGAGAAATTCTAAATTCATTTGTAGCAACAACGCCTACAGACCATAACCCGCTAGGAATTTGGATTTTGTGCATTGCGTTTATTGTAATGCTTTACTCTGACTTTTCGGCTTATTCTGATTTGGCGCGGGGACTTGGATTTTTACTTGGTTTTACAATTCCAGTGAACTTCCGCGCTCCTTTTTTTATGTATTCTTTTACAGAACTCTGGAAAAAGTGGCATTTGACATTTGCCTATTGGATACGGGATTATATTTTCATTCCGCTAGGTGGAAGTAAAGAAGGCGAATGGCGACTTTATCGAAATCTAATTATCACCTTTACTCTGGGCGGACTCTGGCATGGTGCTTCGTATACATTTCTGATCTGGGGATTTCTAATGGGAATTTTTCTAAGCATAGAAGCATTTCTGTTAAAGAGAGGATATTCAGAATTACCTGCTAATCCAATTCTCAGAGTGATTAGAATTTCCGTTGTATGGATTTTATACTTATCAACGGGAGTATTCTTTTTTGCGCCAAATTGGACTTGGGCGCTACTTGCCATTCAGCAGATGTTTTCTTTTAGGATAAATATTCCAGGACTTTTATCTACAAGTCAAATCGGTATTATCCTACTTTGCTTTCTAATTGTTCTAGCCTTACAGTGGTTAGAGCTTAAACCGGAAAATTTTAAAGTCTTAGAACGATGGGAAAAATTTCTCCTACCAATTTTTATTCTCATTCTATTTGTTGCTATCACACAAATGGAAACTCCCAAGAAAGATTTTTTCTATTTTCAGTTTTAGGTATTTGGGTAGCTAGTCCACTTTCCCGTTTTCGAATCAATTAGTTTACAATGACTGGTAGAATGAAAATAATCTCTCCAGAAGGAATTACTTTCGAGGAGATAATCAGCGTAATCCGTCTTTATCAGGGCAAGGGCTTTCGGTAAATTATAGAATGGAATTTTTGTATGAACGTGATGGGGAA
It encodes the following:
- a CDS encoding MBOAT family protein, whose protein sequence is MLFVTLSFLIFFLVVYVVYWTIAPGYRMNWLLAASIFFYSTWSIPFTIHFIGMIAVNYYLLEVYKVRKREWIFYLVQGINIGNLVFFKYFYFFANMAGQLLGMEFLEETNLRSLHKLAGYEIILPLGISFYTFQVMAYGFDLKRGSYTRNHSFKEVLLFITFFPQLIAGPIMRATELLPAIADYESLPMKEPSLEKIKLGLWYILIGVTKKLFIADKVGEILNSFVATTPTDHNPLGIWILCIAFIVMLYSDFSAYSDLARGLGFLLGFTIPVNFRAPFFMYSFTELWKKWHLTFAYWIRDYIFIPLGGSKEGEWRLYRNLIITFTLGGLWHGASYTFLIWGFLMGIFLSIEAFLLKRGYSELPANPILRVIRISVVWILYLSTGVFFFAPNWTWALLAIQQMFSFRINIPGLLSTSQIGIILLCFLIVLALQWLELKPENFKVLERWEKFLLPIFILILFVAITQMETPKKDFFYFQF
- a CDS encoding DUF1574 family protein yields the protein MNRKNYTILPILILLFLFLFDKLALVPIFQDCCMQIGLEIFFEASKNDEFPIQERIESAVANQKKIAFNFGSSLSYGFYFNKSKLYLGATEKLTEQNKARVKDWEILNFATPGVTVLSHYVRLNQMLDRGVKPNLILVELAPNSFNANSPYYISEITNAVPLSFVFEHFSEIPFEHFRRILISRIFILSHKKIGKPNKTSNLLHGYFQKFIHHYGIDEDSENTPESFHVGKENIGNAFVSQFLLQVLKINFTNYSVAPDLEIYAHLLLAKAKKNNIPIVFWFPALHPDAVKSIAETNTPAVWEKFLQDSKGISSHFVNVNDPKNYCEEFIDPMHMGVSCFAKAFPRFLEKIETYE